The following are encoded together in the Bacillus sp. V2I10 genome:
- the spxA gene encoding transcriptional regulator SpxA — MVTLYTSPSCTSCRKAKAWLEEHEIAYTERNIFSEPLSVDEIKEILRMTEDGTDEIISTRSKIFQKLNVNVETMPLQDLYDLIQEHPGLLRRPIIIDEKRLQVGYNEDEIRRFLPRKVRTYQLREAQRLVNFS; from the coding sequence ATGGTAACGTTATATACATCACCAAGCTGTACTTCTTGTCGTAAAGCGAAAGCATGGTTAGAAGAGCATGAAATCGCATATACAGAGCGCAACATTTTTTCAGAGCCGCTTTCAGTTGACGAGATTAAAGAAATCTTGCGCATGACTGAAGATGGAACAGATGAAATCATTTCTACTCGTTCAAAGATCTTTCAAAAATTGAACGTAAATGTTGAAACAATGCCTCTTCAAGATCTTTATGATCTGATTCAGGAGCACCCAGGCCTATTAAGACGCCCAATCATCATTGATGAAAAGCGATTGCAGGTCGGATACAATGAAGATGAGATCAGACGCTTCTTGCCTAGAAAGGTACGCACATATCAGCTGCGTGAAGCACAGCGTTTAGTGAATTTCAGTTAA
- a CDS encoding GNAT family N-acetyltransferase, protein MNWYEKLNQYFPIEEMKSKEHIETLLKERGDIYHKDEGEYHVLMYAELEDFIFIDYLFVSKKARGQGLGHKLISNLKVLGKPIILEVEPVDEDILDTGKRLKFYQREGFQHAKSIGYRRKSLATNEVNAMEILYWSPEDASEELIYEAMKKTYLMIHTYKDKEFYGKEYQDVQEVLSMQEQDNQKDIFDGLD, encoded by the coding sequence ATGAACTGGTATGAGAAATTAAATCAATACTTTCCTATTGAGGAAATGAAATCTAAAGAACATATTGAAACTCTCTTGAAAGAGCGGGGCGATATTTATCATAAAGATGAAGGAGAATATCATGTTCTTATGTATGCTGAATTAGAAGATTTCATCTTTATTGACTACTTGTTTGTATCGAAAAAAGCAAGAGGACAGGGTCTTGGACATAAGCTGATTTCAAATTTAAAAGTATTAGGAAAACCAATTATTCTAGAGGTGGAACCCGTGGACGAAGATATTCTTGATACGGGCAAGCGCTTAAAGTTTTATCAGCGAGAAGGATTTCAGCATGCAAAATCAATCGGATACAGAAGAAAGTCGCTTGCTACAAACGAAGTGAATGCAATGGAAATTCTTTATTGGTCCCCTGAAGATGCTTCTGAAGAATTAATATATGAAGCAATGAAAAAGACATACTTAATGATTCATACTTATAAAGATAAAGAATTTTACGGAAAAGAATATCAGGATGTACAGGAAGTTTTATCCATGCAGGAGCAGGATAATCAGAAAGATATTTTCGATGGACTGGATTAA